Part of the Rhizobiales bacterium NRL2 genome is shown below.
CGGCCATACTGACGGGCCAGCTCGATCATGTCCGCCACCAGCCGGGCCTCGTCATCACGTCCACGCGGGAGATGGCGCTGCGTGGAGCGGTGCTGGCCGAGAACCCGGCAGGCCCGGCGCTCCGATATCCGGAGACGCCGGCGGACATGATCGATGCAACGTCGGCGGCGCGAGGGGCTCAGAAGTTTCCCTTCGCAGCTTCACTCAGAATCTGCTTGTCCAGGGTCAGGTCGGAGACCGCCCGGCGCAGCCGCTCGTTCTCCTTCTCGAGCTCCTTCAGACGCCGCAGCTGATCGCCGCTCATCCCGCCATATTCCCTGCGCCATCGGTAGAAGGTGACTTCGCTGATACCCAGCTGCCGGATCGCATCCGCCATCGACATGCCCTG
Proteins encoded:
- a CDS encoding transposase, whose product is MARKRHKPEEIVGKLRQADVLHSQGMSMADAIRQLGISEVTFYRWRREYGGMSGDQLRRLKELEKENERLRRAVSDLTLDKQILSEAAKGNF